A window of Dysidea avara chromosome 1, odDysAvar1.4, whole genome shotgun sequence genomic DNA:
GTACAGCTTTAATAGCTAAAATATTTCTTTGCTGCTATAGCTTCATctagctgctgctgttgctgctatGTGGTATGCTTCTGGCAAGATATGGTTTAACAACTACTGGAGTGCATGGCAGCACCAATAGTGACTAAAGCAGCAAACGGCAACATAGAGGATTTTCTCAGCTGTTAGGCAAAACTTGAGAAGGTGACAGGCAACTCAGGGGTAATAACAATCAACCATAGAGTATCAATCTAGCTATACGCCTGGGGTATGTATGTGTAAAGATCAGTACTAGATTATACCCAAAAACTGTAAGGAATCTCAAACCTACAGTAGAATTTTATCTATGTCTGTAAGTTGTAGCAATGATTTGATGTGCTATCTTAAACATTGCATATATCCAATTAAACAAATTTGTTTTGACCAATGAACAAGCACTTTTAGGACCACTAGCTGTTGTTCTATTAGTGTGATTGTCATGCTTTGATTGTAAGCAGTTTATACCTACAAACTAAGTGACACTTTATCTGGCTTCTAGAAGGTGTGTTAAAAGGGCAAGTAAACCATTCATGTTAAAGTTTGTTCAAGAGTCCCCAGAAAGTGAAATAGATAACTAAACATCATGGCATGCACATGTCGATATTCCTACTATCTGGACAATTTTTATTTTGTGATGTTGTTTCATTGCCATCTCAATGCTTTTGTGGCTAATGCTAATTACCCCTTTAGCTGATAATTACCTCTGCACCAATTGCTTGACCTGTGGAACATGGCACCATAAATCTTGTCTTTATGTATATCCCTGTTGGTAAACGCCCAGACCTCTAACTACTACAACAGTAGCTATATACCCctagtatatgtatatgtatgataCAAACTCTAAGGTGGCACCTGTTGAACTACCTTTAAGTGGAAAGAAATCATGTGTACATTTTCTGATCCAAGTGGTCAATTCATACCTTCTTTATAGTGGCTGCTAATATCATTCAATTATGAATATGCCAAAGTAAAGCACATTGTTGTATAGTCATGCCATCCAACAAAAATGTCTTAAATAAATGTCATTCTTTGTGGCAAAACAATTGTGAGGTGTTTTGTTGTCTGCCATTTATAGGGGTTGTTTCCATGTAATCGGTATATATAGCCTGTTACTTTCATGGTGAATGTTGTGATCGCAGTAGTGCTAACTACAGCTACACAAAGTGTTACAGCAGCAAGTCTGTGAATTTTATCACATGTAATACTATCTGAGACAATGTACGAGAGACTTATGCAATCTGCCTTTCACTGCcatgactatatatatacatgtgtgaaATTACTTTTCCTATCCCGAAACAGAAGCATCTAACATGGTGGTAATACTATACATTTCCATGAATATAGAATACCAAAAATAAGGTACTTTACCATGAAATACAGCAGAACATCATATTAGCTAGACTCAGATTATTATCAGTAATATGCATACCATATAAAATTAACCAATGACAAGGAAGAATTTTACCGTATCACCAAATTTAAATCTTCCCAttcattacatgtacatctgTTTGTGATAGTTCTAGCAAAGATGTAGGGGTTGACAATGGTGACGTACTATGGACAATTCTTGTTATGGGTATGACTTGTATTGGTTACAGGTCTATTTGTACAGTCCACAGTTTCAGCCTCTGCTCACAGACTATAACCTTCAAATAAATCTTAAAAATTGTGGGCTTATATTAAATGCTCAATATATTCTCATACTTGTCATAGTCTTTTGTAATAGCTCCACAtaaattattaatgatgtacATGCCTGGGAAACCGTAGCAATGAAGTTGGAGACAAATTGGCTGTGTACTGCCATGAATTTGTAGCACTCACCCAATACAATAATGAAAAGGTAACTGTCAAAATACATTCACAAAAGCATGGCCACTCATGGACTGGACCCAAAACAAGGATTGTCTGTATACATAAAACTATGGGAATGATATCATTGTTGTGAATTCCTAAGCAGACAACTCGTGTGTTATTGTTTCATAGGTGCACAACTAGATGTGTAGAGCTTGACTACTGTGTTGTTGACCACATGTAGGGTACATTACATAGGTATGTACGTACATTAAGTTTGATGTATATCACACACGTCTCTACAGcctgtatagtgtagtgtgtttggtgtgtgtagtgtagtgtagtacgtatgtgtgtgtgtagtgtgtattccCAACTGTCCTTTTTTCTCATTTAACAGTGttgggttgttgtggaacttcaggttctgTGACCTCTCCCTGTGAGACCTGGATATTCCTCCTGTaagttactagtcctgccctagGGGGATTTTCCTACACAAGCCTcaactcaagtgcctgagtggtgcacaggcatcccagtgctagTCCACTACCAGAGGCTTCACTTTGCCTTTtgcttttgtttgtgtgtgtatatgtgtgtgtgtgtagtatgtgtagtgtgtgtgtgtgtgtgtgtttaatatatgtagtgtatgtgtgtgcatgcgtgcgtgcgtgcgtgcgtgcgtgcgtgcgtgcgtgcgtgcgtgcgtgcgtgcgtgcgtgcgtgcgtgcgtgcgtgcgtgcgtgtgtataaTGCATAGTGCAAATTAAGTGTGAAAGTGAGAGGCACTTATTATATTCCCAGGTTCCATGTTAAATTGCATGTCAGCATTAGCAAGAAAGTTTTTTATACAGATTGGTTGTGATGAGAACTGGCATTATTAcagggaagcaaatgccaaataTCACCTAATAAAAGAAAAGTTAGGGACACAAAGTTTGCACTTTTCCATGGATTATAAAATGTCTTTATTTTCACATACCACAGAACATCCTATGCATCAACTAAGgtgcattaattttatgtttcgtTGTAAACATACAAAGTAAATCTTACTGCAGGAGTGGTACAGTGGAAGCGCCTGTCTATAGTATAGCCAGTTAGGTGTTAAGAATGAAGCCCTGCCCTTTTACTACTACTGCATTGTCATGATTGTAATAGTACACTGAGACTTAAATCTAATTCTTTTCTGTATTCTTTCAAATCTGTCTCTTTCAAATACTTTGACGTATTAGCAACACTATAACATCAACTGATGGAAAAATAATCTTTCCAAACTATAAGACAACAATAGTAACAGTCCGTAACCTAGTTGCCACTCACAAGTACGTACCATACCTGAGTTGTATCCACCTACTGAAAGATCATAAGTATTCAATTTTAATTCCATCGATTGTAATTTCTACTTCTGCTGTTATGAGACTAAAATAGTATTATACAAGCCCTCCCCTTTCCCAttgacatacagtatgtatacagACCTTTTCTTTGGCAGAACTCAGATGGCCTAGTATGGTTAATAATTACCAATTTGATTAATTTGGTTTGAATACTCCATAGAACATATCTATCAGTGAGCACACTTGCATGCAACTGGCCTGTACATGTAGGAAGAGTAAATCATCTAGATAACCTGTGCACAGCTAATGGTCAAAACTGTAATTTACTGCTGCTTGATGGAGTCTGCAATATGGCTTAAATACTGTATACTAATAGGGTGCCCTTTTTACAATAGGAGATGCAAAAACTACTTTATTACATGTGACTgaaaattgcacattagaagttttaagataaatggttttaaaaaattattaaaggTACTATAACTTGCCATGGGAAGTGGGCACGCATATGAcatttacacaagagatgcatcaattcattacctttcaaaccactacttgtagctgcttgtacatgTAGAGTTTTCCACCAGATAAGATAGagaatctgagcagttggacagaCGAAGTACTGTAGTATCACGACTACTCACAAAGGGGTGAAAGGTGGGGGGTGGAGTAGTGGGCAAGGGATAGACCTCAAAAATAGGCCATGATTGACATCCAAAGGCGAGATTACAGGGATATGCTGGCTCATGAGTGGCTGATGTACAGCAAAAACTACATAGAAACATTTGGCCAACCATATTAGGCCATCCACCTGTGCACCAATGATTCTCATAAACCAGAAGACCAGACACCGCCATTCAAGCtcaccacaccacccagaaaaagacgtctgttaaaactaGCCTCAAGTAGATTGAGTAAAGCTGAGGGTCAAGCTGTCCACAGAGTGGTGATTTTGCCTGACATGTGATTTgaattggttttgtaaaatctggtcacatatgatatTCTAGATAATTAGAATGTATGCGCTTATAGGATACATAGCTTTTTTCAGATTCCTAATTTTTCAATGCACCACTATACATTGCTTTAGCAGTATTAAAGCTTGGCTACCTAACTGGTTACTCCAACTGAGAACCACCTGCATCACATCTGAGTATCCATTTATGTTTATGCAATTCAAGTGGTGCATTCATTTAAGTCCATACAATAAGTAAAgatcattaaaataattattttctttgCTTGGTATGGACTAAAAGAAGTTTAAAGATTCCATCACTGTCTACATTGATAGGTGGCATGTCTGCAAAACCATTTTCATTGGGGCATGACATACTTGGACTACCATCTTTGATATACACAAACAGAACTAAAGTAGTTGTTAAGTGTCTGCTTTCTCCAGTGGATCACTGACAATTATAGTTCCATTAACTTTCAATGGAGCAACGCCACAGTAGTCTTTTTCTAAGTTGGCATTAGCAAACAAATCAGCCCACTGCAAATTGAATGTGTAAGAATAATGAGTCCAGTACACCTCCATCATGCATAAACATACTGGAGGATTACTAAATGCTACTTGAAGTGTTCTGTAAAATGGGTTCATCTTGATGTCAATTCCAAATACGTCAAGATCAGCACCATAGTAGAGATTGTATATGTAAACGTAATGTGTATGCAACTAGTATGGTATTAACTTGAAATACTGTAGCATAAGTAACAGTGAAATTTGGAGTAAATACCACGGGTGTTGTATTTGCAAGGGTATCGTTCAGATATGTCAGAGGACTAGACTGCCTTACGATGAAGGAAAATTTCATTGCATAAATTTTTAGTTTTGCGGTGTTATGTAAGGATGAAAAAACAGAATGGGTGCAGTTGCACCATTAGAAccggataaataaataaaaatcaggTTTTGTTATCCTATTAATAACATGCAGGTGTGACAAGCCTCTGGTGAATGATAAATTTGTAATTGTACAGTAACATGTTACATGTAGTAAAAATCAAACTATTATACAAAATAATTGCATGTGTACCAGCATGAGTATATTATGTTATGTagtaatgtactgtatgtgtaaatgCAAATGTATTATTACAAACAACCGTGTAAGCcaaatacatttatttattttatgtcTGTACGTATGTGTTAATCGCTGTCATTTAAATGTAGTACTTCATACGTGGCATCAATCTGACTTAAGTTAGATACTTCTCTGTCAAGCTCAGCTGCTTGATTTAGAGGGTCTTCTTCCTGTACTAACCGATCAAGGGGATTTTGACTACTGTTTGGTTTAGGAGGTCTTGGAGGAGGAACAGAAGTTGTGATTTCATAAGGTGGCAAGTTAGGATATGTGCTAGGAAAATCATAGGTGCCATACTGATTGCTAGTTGATGGTGATTGATGTATGCTGTGTACGTCGTCATATAGGTCATCACCACAATCTGTAGTTTGGTGATCTGTCATAGCTACATATTCATCTGGCCGATCACCTGGTATTGGTTCATAAAGTGGTTCATCGATTTGATCATCCTCGGTAGCTGCAGAGGGCTGCTGACCCATCAGATGCCTATTAAGAGAGTTTGGTTTTGGAAGAATAGCTGGAGCCCTATTAGTAGTAGGCGGAGGTGGTGGGGGAGGAGTGGTAGGTCGTTCCCATTGAGGAAATGCAGAGCTATTACTTCTTTTCATTGAGTTTGGGCCATCACCACTAACTGTACTATGCCTCTTTTTAGCCTCCACAGCAGTAACAGCAGCTAACACATCAAAAGAACCAGACAAAGTTGATGTCCTATTGCCAATAATGTGTATATTTGAAGGAAGTTCTACGTCTTCACTTGTTGACCCTAGTGCATTTGATTGTAGTTCAGGTAGTGGAAGTGGCTGTGGtggaggtggtggtggtggttgcTGCTGTTGATGTGAAGTAGGTGGTGGTGGGGCAGGGGACCTTGGGGCAGGAGACCTTGGGGCAGGAGACCTTGGGGCAGGAGACCTTGGCACATATGGTGATGCTTGGGATCCAGGTGATGTTTGCTTTGATTGAGGTAAAGTTTGGTCAACAACTGAAAATGATGTATCTACATAGGTATTATGAAATGTTCCTCGAGTGAATCTACCCTGTTCTAATGTATCGTGTCCTGTCCTAACAGCTTCTGTTATTGTTAGTCGATCTTTCGTTTGTCTCAGCTTGCACAATCTCCACACCCACAAACTCAGCACAGGTATAGCCACTATTAGTATCAACACAATCACAACTGGAATGACTACAAACAGGATCAGCCTGGGTATGATGAGGTCATATTCATCATCATCCTCCTTGTTGTGCGTACGAGTAGGTGACAAAGCTATAAAAAAGCAGAAAATTATAATAAATACTGCATGTAGGAAGTATGTACAACAAAAACAATTTGTAAGACAAATCTCTCTATAGGACATACTGTACCTTCAACAGAATTGTGTTGGTGCCCTTTTGGTTTGGGGATTCCTACTTTGCTgtatattatgctttttaattttaaactaatttttgtatgcaaaaattatatgaaaattttttgcatgaaatttttacagaagattgaaatactctaatagagcagtcatgcacataaatcatacaaaaagtTTATCATGAAAACTTTTTGCtcaaaaataaagtgaattacagtgCTACACATTAGCGTGGGTATAAGTCCTCATCCATTCAGCATTCACTTTTCTAGCAGTGTCATTATTGTGCAATACAGTGCACGTGCTTAAAAGCAGAACTATCAAATGAGCCCCttttaaaatcaaaaataagtgGCAATATGACTACACTTTTATTGTTATTTTTTGAACCAAGCATAGTTacagtagcactcaaatgtaCCTACACATTCATGTATTTCATGCATACCACGTGTGGTAACACTTCAGGTAACAAGTACAAGCAGAATGGTTTCGTGTACTTGCTACACACATGAACCAGCACTTCCATACTCGTGATGTGTATGGTACACAGGTAGTGCACTTTACAAGAACGACTCTGAACTGAAttatacaactacagtacacacgTAGACCATTAAGATGGGACACTGGAGAGTGGTGTCACAGACTCATATTAATTGCCACAGTCAGCGTGTAGTCACATGATATGTTTTGTATTTGAATATTTTAACACATTGTATTATTTTTAATACTGTAGACTGTGATTCAGTTTATGTTAATCCTGCTGTATAGTTACTTAAGGTAGGTAGGGGCAGTTTCCACTGGAGATGAGAATTTCTAAAATGTGTTGACTTAGCTTTTATTACAGTGGAGATTGCATGTACAACACATATTATGGTTTGTACTATTATGAAATGATTATTTTATACAATAGAATAAATAGTTTATGAATTATATTCTTGAATTCACTATTTTATCCTCAAAGTCACTTCTCGAGATGCAGATAATTACGTGAACCCCTAGTCAGGTGATTTACCCAGCGGTTCATCTTACAGagataaaacattaattttatacaatTAAGAAATAGTTTAAGGATGCTTAATAATACAAAGAGGTCATGGTACATTTGCTAGCCTACACTCATGTAGGCATGCTTACATGAGAGTAGCACAATTCCATGATCTAGCTTATAGCCAATATGCAATTTAATTCTTCATGCAtaaatttcaaaactacacacaaATTAGTATCATGCGTTATGTGGACAGCCATGTGCAAAACTGTATTTGAGCAGCACTGTACCAAAGTGGCCACTACCAAGTAGTACTAAGAAGATTACAAGCTTTACCCAATTGTGCATATATAAAAAACATTTGAATACACagtcatgtatatacatacttgGTGGTACTAATCCAGTAGTGACATTTATTGTGGCAGTTCTTCCATCACCATGTTGGTTAGCAGCAAACACAGTAACAATATATGATGTGTTACTCATCAAATCCATAAATGTAAATTGGTTACTTCTGATGACAAAAGAATCAATCAAATGTCTATTAGCAGTTGatattgtcacattgtaagtTATAACACAACGATCAGGTACAGCATCCCACATCACAACGATTGTATCATGAGTTATTTCAGTGATGCTTAGATTCCTTACATCTGTGAAAAAATGCAATCTCAGTTTACCAAAATAATCACAGTTACAGACTGAAGTATGTAACTTAACTGTTACCATGAGAGTAGTAAAATGTTTGTCAACCCTTATATAATGATGATCAGAAGGTATGAGCCAACACTTGTGGCCAAGCACATAATGATATGAAGAAAGTGTGCATGAAAAATATGTTGTTTTTTCAACCCTTACTATACATATAGAAACTCAATGAAGGCATTTAGATATGATGTGGAATTACTAAGCAAGCTAGTACTGTTGATGATCAACACTTTTCAGTTTCCTAACCCTCaggccaattatgctggcataattttgagtagaaagcgctagcaaaagcatcaagcattatcaGACAATTTTCAAGTCTTTTAATTAAAATCCGCAATGTGAACACCACAAATGTGACAAAATGTGAACAAAGTACATATtgttactgcatttcatatcaagaaagtGTGTGATGTGATTATTTCTGATTATTTACACTTCAAagaagatactctaataaagcagtcacttactgtaatacagcagtcaggaaaagcTGAttgtctaataaaacagccagctATTGAGCATAACTTTGATTTagtttttggcataataggcttgatttttgagtactgttcaAAAGCATAGCAGGACTACTGTATTGTATTTTCAAAgtataatagactcaagcccaCCCTCAGGGCTCAAAGCCAGAATTTCTCAGAGAGTGGTTATAACTTGACACAGTAATTAAGCGATGAAAGAAGTGGTTATTTGATTCTCACATGCTGAAAAATGTTCGGTATTT
This region includes:
- the LOC136250444 gene encoding uncharacterized protein — its product is MLRLLCTTICALLSHQVAPVSSQLIITNHPMNITVCSGDTANISCGFSGAVPQTAVPNWRIIRSDNDSVISDEIIRGSDIESEDDDGLVWVPDLTSGSNNAPNSVLVVGPVDETYNQLTYQCIFATTGGNISSSMGTITVAGPPSILSPGVYYVRANGCLNVTISWDSATNNSVCGPVFYEVTPPAPNSVVTIISHSGEAFYTLDAFRFNTRYNITVVGRNDAGVGEHRVISLSTPLLTGGILPQDVRNLSITEITHDTIVVMWDAVPDRCVITYNVTISTANRHLIDSFVIRSNQFTFMDLMSNTSYIVTVFAANQHGDGRTATINVTTGLVPPTLSPTRTHNKEDDDEYDLIIPRLILFVVIPVVIVLILIVAIPVLSLWVWRLCKLRQTKDRLTITEAVRTGHDTLEQGRFTRGTFHNTYVDTSFSVVDQTLPQSKQTSPGSQASPYVPRSPAPRSPAPRSPAPRSPAPPPPTSHQQQQPPPPPPPQPLPLPELQSNALGSTSEDVELPSNIHIIGNRTSTLSGSFDVLAAVTAVEAKKRHSTVSGDGPNSMKRSNSSAFPQWERPTTPPPPPPPTTNRAPAILPKPNSLNRHLMGQQPSAATEDDQIDEPLYEPIPGDRPDEYVAMTDHQTTDCGDDLYDDVHSIHQSPSTSNQYGTYDFPSTYPNLPPYEITTSVPPPRPPKPNSSQNPLDRLVQEEDPLNQAAELDREVSNLSQIDATYEVLHLNDSD